A region of the Halosolutus amylolyticus genome:
GGCCGGCCGCTGGCTTTCGGTGCTCGGCGCGGCCCTGTACGCCGCCGTTCTCGGCGCGGTCTTTCACGCGCGACCGGGGTGAACTGGCCCGCGGGAGGCGCTACTCCGCCCGCGCCTCGAGCCAGCGGACCGCCGGGGTCGCGGTGATCCCGTGGACGACGATCGAGAGGAGGACGACCGCGCCGACGATGGCCCACACGAGATCGGCGTCGGGAAACGCGGCTTCGTTCAGCCCGTGGGCGAGGTAGTAGAACGAGCCGATCCCCCGGATGCCGAAGAAGGCGATCGTCGCCCGTTCGGCGGGGTCGCGATCGAACCCGAGAAACCCAACCACGCCGGCGAGGGGCCGGACGACGAACACGATCGCGATCGCCGCGACGATCGCCTCCGTCGTGAGTGGGTCGAGCAGTCCGCCGACGATCGCGCCGCCGAAAAAGAGCATGATGAGGGCCATCATCACCTGTTCGGCGAACTCGCTCACCTCGTGGAGAGATCGGTTGTACTCGTGCGAGCGCTCGTAGTGTCGGACCACGAGCGCCGCGACGAACACCGCGATGAACCCGTAGCCCCCGGCGAGTTCGGTTGCCCCGTAGACGAGCAGGGTTCCGGCGATCGCCTCGAGACCCTGAACCGACTCCGCGACGGGCGTATCGGGTTCCGTGGCGAAGACGAGTCTGGCGGTCAGGTAGCCGAGGAGGATCCCGAGGAGCACGCCGACGACGATCCGGTAACCGACGTCGACGATAAGCCACTCGCCCAGCCAGTTGCCGGGCGCGAGGCCGACGAGGGCGACCGCGATCGCCAGGTTCGTAAACGGGAAGGCCAGCCCATCGTTCAACCCCGCCTCGGAGGTGAGAGCGAACCGGACCTCGTCTTGCTTCCCGGCCGCCGCTTCCAGCGGCTCGGCCTCGGTACCCATTCCCGGTCCGCGGACCTGGACTTCCGACGCGAGCACCGGATCGGTCGGGGCGATACACGCGCCCAGCAGGATCGCGGTCGGGATCACGAGGCCGCTCCACCAGCCCAGCAGCGCCGCTCCGGCGATCGACAGCGGCATCGTGATCGCGAGCAGTCGCCACGTCGAGGCCCACGCGCGCAGGCCGGGCACGCGATCGATCTTCAGTCCGACGCCCATCAGCGCGACGATGACGCCCAGTTCCGCGAGGTGCTCCGTCGTCGTTCCCTGCTCTAGCGGGTCCGGCGGGGGGAGCCCGATCGGGGCACCGAACACGAGCATGCCGAGAGCGACGAAGAAGATCGGCATCGAGATCGCACGATCGGAGACGAACCGCGGGAGGACGGCGACGCCGAACAGTGCCACGCCGATCACGACCAGGCCAACGTTGTACAGCTCGAGGGCCATCTGGCTGGTCAGTCCTACGACAAATCACGCCTTTAGCCCGGTGCCGGCGTTTGCAGAACGAAGCCATTTGCCGCGAGACGGCGAGGCCACGTCCATGGACCGATCGCCCTCCGCCGAGCCCGGCGGGACGACGCGGCGGCGATTCCTGCGGGCTAGCGGGGTCGCCGCGCTCGCCGCAACCGCCGGCTGCATCGAAGAGATGGGAACGGAGTTCCCGAAAAACCGGACGTGGCCGACCGCGGAGTACGTCCCCTCGCTCCCCGTCGAAGAGCGATCGTCCGTGCTCGAGGAGCGGATCCCGGACCTCGCGAGTGCCGAAATCACCGACCCCGACGGCCTCGCGTCGACGCTCGGCGAATACGACATCGCGGTCGAGTCGATCGAACGGGAGCGGGACGTACTGGCGCTCGAGTACGTCAACGCGGATCACTATCGCGAGGGCGACCTCCACGACGTTGCCCTGATCGCGGGCGGCTACGCGGCGCTGGTCGACGCCGGCTACGACGCCGTCGCACTCGGGGCGACGATCCTCGACGACGCGCCGGCGTCGTACGGGTCGGTGACGGTCGAGACCTCGTGGGCGGAACAGTACAACGAGGGCGAACTGACGGCCGCCGAGTACGGCGAACTCGTCGTGAAAACGATCGAGTCACAGCGGTCGGAGCCGGCTGTCGGCGTCTCGCCCGAGGAGTAACGTCGGCGTGCTTCTCCGGCCGGGTCGACGCGCCGACTACTCGTCCACGGACACGCCGACGTCTGGATCGCCCGGTTCCGCCGCCGCGGATTCCTCCTCCGGTCCGATCCCGCTCGCGAGGACGCCCGCGATCCCGTCCGGACCGTGACGGTGGATCGTCAGGAGCATGTTCAGGACGAACAGGCCGAATCCGACCGTCATGAGGAGACTGCCCGCGACCGTCACGGCTGTCGGGAGGGCAACCAGCGGCCCCGCCGCCAGGCCGACGAACCCGACCAGCGTCAGCAGGAAGTCGGCTCGCTCGAGCCGATCGTCGTACAGGTCGTCGATCATCGGCACCTGCTCGAAGCCGAGCCGATCGCTGTAGCGATCGATCCAGATGATGAAGGGGACGATGTGGTAGAGCGAGCCGACCACGACGAACGCGAAGACGCCGACGAGGAGCACGTCGGTCCCGTCCGGATGCCCGAAAAGCGTGGCGTAGCTCGCGGGGTCGCGCCACCACGCCGGTACCGCGAGCGCGATCCACGCCGCGAGCGAGGCGACGACCACCCAGTACCGCTTCGTCATCGGGGATCGATCGACCGTCGAGTGCAGTAGTAGTCGGGCGACAACGACGGCGAACGCGGCGAGTCCGGCGAGAAGAGCGAGCGCCCCGATTCGAGCGGCCGGTTCCGACCCGAGGCCGCGGCTCGCGGCGAACAGGACCAGTCCGGCGGGAAAGAGCGCCTGCTCGAGGGCCAGCAGTCGCTCGTCGATCGGGTCGAACTCTGCCTGGGTGAACATCTGGCCGAGCTGTGCGAGCGCGCCGACGATCGTCGCGAGGACGGCGCCGTAGAGGGCGAGGGTCGCGTGGACGAGGAGGACGTCGCCCCTCGTGAGGGCGATCCCGTCGAAGGCCGGCCTCGTGAAGTCGACGGC
Encoded here:
- a CDS encoding cation:proton antiporter — translated: MALELYNVGLVVIGVALFGVAVLPRFVSDRAISMPIFFVALGMLVFGAPIGLPPPDPLEQGTTTEHLAELGVIVALMGVGLKIDRVPGLRAWASTWRLLAITMPLSIAGAALLGWWSGLVIPTAILLGACIAPTDPVLASEVQVRGPGMGTEAEPLEAAAGKQDEVRFALTSEAGLNDGLAFPFTNLAIAVALVGLAPGNWLGEWLIVDVGYRIVVGVLLGILLGYLTARLVFATEPDTPVAESVQGLEAIAGTLLVYGATELAGGYGFIAVFVAALVVRHYERSHEYNRSLHEVSEFAEQVMMALIMLFFGGAIVGGLLDPLTTEAIVAAIAIVFVVRPLAGVVGFLGFDRDPAERATIAFFGIRGIGSFYYLAHGLNEAAFPDADLVWAIVGAVVLLSIVVHGITATPAVRWLEARAE